TGTACTGGCCACAGGTCAACCGAACGATGTCCTTCTCGCACGAAGTCAAGCTTCGGAATTCAACTGACAGGGCAAACATCAAAAGAGAAGAGTTCAACGAAAAAATATAGAAAACAACCATCTGCAAAGACACTGCTTCCACCACCGTTCGTATTTGAGACATAAACGAGAATCATGACGCAAAGATATTGATAGATCAACGAAAGATTGAAAAGAATGCGTCCAAAATGCTTTCTTTGCTGACCGGAAGCAGGTGGAATTTAAACTGAAAGGTACAGTAACTCACATGGGCGGCATTTGTGATTGACCTCCACCAGCCGATGTATGCCAGGACAGGGACTTGTTTCGAATATTTTCGGTGCAGCATGTAACCGACAGCTTCGCTTTTTCTGGCACGTTTCAACAACGGTCTGCAGGATTGAATACTGTTGAGGGACGAAAATTGGACGAAAGTTTAAAAATGGATATAGCCTAGAAAGCAAGTCCAATCGTCCAGTCTTACAATAGTAAAAAGGCCAGGTGTATGGTAATATAGCACCAACTCACCTGCAGCACGTAAAGCGGAGTGCACTTGTCTTTCGTCCTCTCCACAGAAAAACTGGTCAGGCTGTCGTTCATGGCGACATCCATTTCGTTGTTATTTGGTATCTTTGATGTTATCGTCACGTTTCCTGATGGTAGGATGATGTCCAACATACTCGTAGAAGGTGACGATGGAGGCGATCCTTGAGCATAATAGAGATCATCGAGTTCGCTGTAAGGACACTGTGCCGTATCGTTGTCCTCTGATTTGCATTAGaaaatcagtcaaaaaaaaaaagacaagagtgaaagaaaatgcaGTCACGTTCTCAAGAAGGCGCCTCACCGGTGCCATTGGGAGTTATATGTACCTCTTACACCATATTGAACCAATTCAATAGAGATGCTAGTTCCAAGGGGACAGGCGAGTTTCAACAGATCGTCATCACAACAAAATGTGCGAACGAACGCAATGTACTGGACAGCAGTCCTGTGGAAAACGAAGTGAAGCAGGAATTAAACTAGTATAAATTTAATGAAGTTATTTGCATCAAAGTGTAACCTGTTTGAACATTGATAAAATTCTACAAATATATTCCAATGAACAATCACTGTGTAGTATCGAGTCTTGCGAAACATTAAAGATGACGACAGGCAAGTGCCTTTTAAAAGCATAAACATTATCATAAGTATAAACAGCattacatttttatcatgGAGCACTTGTACAACATAAGTCATATTTAATTCTTAAAATTACAATCCACGAATGTACAAACAtagaacattttttttttttcaatcatttctAGCAATTCACTAAGCATTATTGTGAAATGATTgcttttacgggcggggttgttggcctgtcacgccggtatcgggaatcgaaatcATTGCCGGCTGCTTGACAACCGGTCCAGGCCGGGGATTCCAACCCaagccagctgcgtgacagcgacgagcgttaccgactgctctatcagcaGGCGGTAAACACATTGCTCAAAAGTCACATTGCTTTTATTCGTTTATCATAATTGCTAAAGATATTTTTTACTTCTGGTACAAAGAACGcattggaaaacatttcaagACTATCTCACGTCGAAAAATGTTTGGCATGTTCGTTATTCGGGGAACAAAGCTAATtcaggaaacggaaaagagaacgaaggaaaacaaacatacaaaaaggATACTCAACACACAGTCAATGTTAGCAGAAGCATTTGGAGCCATGTTTTGCGATAGCCACCTTCGCCACAATGTTGTCACAACACAAGCCAACGAGGAGGAGTTGGTGATCACGAGGGAGCCacatttcgttcgttcctcGACAAGCTCACAGGCAGTGCGTGAGAGCCATAAACATATCtggtttgtaattttattatgGCGAAACAGAGACCTTTCCTCTAGGCTCACGCTTCTCGTTAATCGTCCCTCATCATCGATTCGCACCCTCTTCTCTGAAACCGACAACGTGTCGACGTGGAAGAGCACATTCAGTGCCTTTGAGACGACGCCTCAGACCTTGTGAGGCTTCCACGAATTCAAGTACATaagataaaatgttgtttttcatCGAGGCTCGTATCTCGCTGTTTTCAGAAAACACTGAACCACTACTGGCCGACCAAACTGTATCCAAGATGGGTCTAACAAGCTCCAATACATCATCAATAATGCAATTGTGTCAAGCTGTCAACAGATCCAACGTACCACCAGTTTGGGCCCGCTGTGGCTTTTAGCGATTGGCGAAGTAATGTGCAATCTGTTTGAGAAAGGCCCACGTCTGGTGTGGAACAATCGTGGGTTTCGCGGATCCGCAAGGGGCGTAATATCCAGCTCCACTCCACGATGAAGAGGTTTTGGAAATTGATATTCCATCTTTCATTTCCGATGCCATTGGTTTAGTGTTTCAACGGTTCGTTATCATGATTAACGAGACGCGCGGTGAAGTTTGAGGCCCAAGAGGAATGAACAATTCAATGTGTTTCCCGTTTGATCAATCAAAACAGCCATTGGCAACGAGCCACTGGAGAGGCATTTTTGAAAGATTAATCCTTTTCCCCGATTTTCTACCGCAAACATTGACCGATGAGCTGTTGGTTGTCGGGGAAATATTGCATACCAGCAGCTTGCTGAACAGCGAAAGGCGTAGATGGTGGCATTTGTGAAATTTAAGCGAACTCGTGGTTCGCTTCTGTTTATTCAagtaaattatgtttcgcTGCGTACTAATGATTGCAtcgttaattaaaaatatgtgtTGATATTGTTGTTATTTGCAATAAATGTTTCGAATGGTTGAGTTTATTAGCAGATTGAATCATATTGAGAGGTTTTCGATCATTTATGGTTAGCTACTCGTTTGAAGTTGTTCGTTATATTCGCTCTGATTTAATTCAAAATCCAGAGAGTCTATCTCTTGGGGAAAATATATTCCCTTTTTGGATACTGCATTTTGCGTTATTTGAGAACACAATCGTTactgtaatttttttattattggcTTCGAGAtgatgcactgtcagggttcgaactgacgtctttcacACAGAAACCGTTTAATCGGTGTtgcgcagacggatgatctacggatgAGTcacgaaataaacgaaatcGAGCCGAAAGAACGACATCTCTTGAAAGATTACTCACCTAAATTATCTCCGGTAATATTGTGTATCAAAATAATTAATCCAACAATTGATTGAAACA
The Anopheles cruzii unplaced genomic scaffold, idAnoCruzAS_RS32_06 scaffold01300_ctg1, whole genome shotgun sequence DNA segment above includes these coding regions:
- the LOC128276469 gene encoding LOW QUALITY PROTEIN: protein eva-1 homolog C-like (The sequence of the model RefSeq protein was modified relative to this genomic sequence to represent the inferred CDS: inserted 1 base in 1 codon), with product MNTKVFQSIVGLIILIHNITGDNLGLLSSTLRSFXTFCCDDDLLKLACPLGTSISIELVQYGVREDNDTAQCPYSELDDLYYAQGSPPSSPSTSMLDIILPSGNVTITSKIPNNNEMDVAMNDSLTSFSVERTKDKCTPLYVLQYSILQTVVETCQKKRSCRLHAAPKIFETSPCPGIHRLVEVNHKCRPFEFRSLTSCEKDIVRLTCGQYTRIAIYSATYGRTAYESSHCAQAATSQDQTCLSEHTSHTLTEICQGRRKCTVAVESSTFGNPCPESTRVYLKVIYACVFRNVFRERYVTPLEDDELDERPFDSNEQYDEELTPV